A part of Paraburkholderia azotifigens genomic DNA contains:
- a CDS encoding GntR family transcriptional regulator codes for MDTKIASSKAASRREKGPAALTVAQPAASRARAVSGEQKTPLRGALKGLSVDSHEPIGKQIFRSLREAIFTGLLAPGTPLSEKDVSEMFQVSRQPVREAFIKLVEAGVLQVLPQRGTFVKRISPRKVREGRFIREAIEAAVVRKAAEAITDAQLADLAANLREQKAAAKLNDTAAFLACDEQFHFLIAQSIDCVAAWETIQDIKAQMDRVRYLSLHEVSPLDLLIKQHALIVSGLKAHDPDAAESAMRAHLREILVSLGPVAQLNPDWFEADEPEAVKLML; via the coding sequence ATGGACACGAAAATTGCAAGCTCGAAGGCCGCGTCCCGGCGCGAGAAAGGACCCGCCGCGCTGACCGTTGCGCAGCCTGCCGCGAGCCGCGCACGCGCGGTGTCTGGCGAGCAGAAGACGCCGCTACGCGGGGCGTTGAAGGGTTTGTCCGTCGATTCGCACGAGCCGATCGGCAAGCAGATTTTCCGTTCGTTGCGCGAGGCGATTTTTACCGGCCTGCTCGCGCCCGGCACTCCGCTTTCGGAGAAAGATGTGTCGGAGATGTTTCAGGTGTCCCGGCAGCCCGTCCGCGAAGCCTTCATCAAGCTCGTCGAAGCCGGCGTGCTGCAGGTGTTGCCGCAGCGCGGCACTTTTGTGAAACGGATTTCGCCGCGCAAGGTGCGGGAAGGGCGCTTCATTCGCGAGGCGATCGAGGCTGCCGTCGTGCGCAAGGCCGCCGAAGCCATCACCGATGCGCAACTCGCTGACCTCGCCGCGAATCTGCGCGAGCAGAAGGCTGCGGCGAAGCTCAACGATACGGCCGCGTTTCTCGCCTGCGACGAGCAGTTTCACTTCCTGATCGCGCAGTCCATCGATTGCGTGGCGGCGTGGGAGACGATTCAGGACATCAAGGCGCAGATGGACCGGGTGCGCTATCTGAGCCTGCATGAAGTGTCGCCGCTCGATCTGCTAATCAAGCAACATGCACTCATCGTAAGCGGGCTGAAGGCGCACGATCCCGATGCAGCGGAGAGCGCGATGCGCGCGCATCTGCGGGAGATACTGGTGTCGCTCGGTCCCGTGGCGCAACTGAATCCGGACTGGTTTGAAGCAGACGAGCCGGAGGCGGTGAAGCTGATGCTTTAG
- a CDS encoding MFS transporter gives MIKSQRWFVVGLLFLASVINYLDRAALSIAAPLIQKDLNFSHAQMGIVFSSFFVGYALFNFIGGVASDKFGAKKVFGSAMGIWSIFCGATALASGIVSLIVLRVLFGMGEGPFSSSNSKMVNNWFPRREVASAIGVISSGTPLGGALAGPVVGYMAIQFGWRWAFVAIMVFGLAWLVLWSMTTTEHPQQNRRVKPAELDLIVSGQQQASSMEHAPDGKKTGLGFYLKQPIILATALAFFSYNYVLFFFLSWFPTYLTEAHHMSLHDMSIATVIPWVLGSIGLAAGGFITDFILRLTGKPLLSRRIVLSVCLGAAAVCVAFAGRVQSMQGAVALMSVSIFFLYVTGSVYWAVIQDTVRRENVGGVGGFVHLLANLAGVIGPAVTGFMVQATHGTYGSAFVLAGAIAVIGALCALVFIREPRSQKEPVERKLVW, from the coding sequence ATGATCAAGAGCCAGCGATGGTTCGTCGTCGGCCTGCTGTTTCTCGCGAGCGTCATCAACTACCTCGACCGCGCGGCGCTCTCGATTGCCGCGCCGCTGATCCAGAAAGACCTGAACTTCTCGCATGCGCAGATGGGCATCGTGTTCAGCAGTTTCTTCGTCGGCTATGCGCTGTTCAATTTTATCGGCGGTGTGGCTTCCGATAAATTCGGCGCGAAGAAAGTGTTCGGCAGCGCGATGGGCATCTGGTCCATCTTCTGCGGCGCGACGGCGCTCGCGAGCGGGATCGTTTCCCTGATCGTGCTGCGCGTGTTGTTCGGCATGGGCGAAGGGCCGTTCAGTTCGTCGAACAGCAAGATGGTGAACAACTGGTTTCCGCGCCGCGAAGTGGCAAGCGCGATCGGCGTCATCAGCTCGGGCACGCCGCTCGGCGGCGCGCTAGCGGGGCCCGTCGTCGGCTATATGGCGATCCAGTTCGGCTGGCGCTGGGCGTTCGTCGCGATCATGGTGTTCGGCCTTGCGTGGCTCGTGCTCTGGTCGATGACCACGACCGAGCATCCGCAGCAGAACAGGCGTGTGAAGCCGGCGGAACTCGATCTGATTGTCTCGGGCCAGCAGCAGGCTTCATCGATGGAACACGCGCCTGACGGCAAGAAAACGGGGCTCGGCTTCTATCTGAAGCAGCCCATTATTCTGGCGACCGCGCTCGCGTTCTTCTCGTACAACTACGTGCTGTTCTTTTTCCTGTCGTGGTTTCCAACCTATCTGACGGAAGCCCATCATATGTCGCTGCACGACATGAGCATCGCGACGGTGATCCCGTGGGTGCTTGGCAGCATCGGGCTCGCGGCGGGCGGCTTCATCACTGACTTCATTCTGCGTCTGACCGGCAAGCCGTTGTTGTCGCGCCGGATCGTGCTATCGGTTTGTCTCGGCGCTGCGGCCGTGTGCGTCGCGTTCGCCGGACGCGTGCAGAGCATGCAGGGTGCGGTGGCGCTGATGTCGGTGTCGATCTTCTTCCTGTATGTCACGGGTTCCGTGTATTGGGCGGTGATTCAGGACACAGTTCGCCGCGAAAATGTGGGCGGCGTCGGCGGTTTCGTGCACCTGCTCGCCAATCTCGCGGGCGTGATCGGACCGGCCGTGACCGGCTTCATGGTTCAGGCGACACATGGCACCTATGGCAGCGCGTTTGTGCTGGCGGGGGCGATCGCCGTGATCGGCGCGCTGTGCGCGCTCGTTTTCATCCGCGAGCCCAGATCGCAAAAAGAGCCGGTAGAGCGTAAACTAGTATGGTAG
- a CDS encoding L-idonate 5-dehydrogenase — MFAAVLHEPKKLLIDELDAPQPQAGQVQIRVRAGGICGSDLSYYFKGKSGDFPVREPFVLGHEVAGEVAALGEGVSGLAVGQRVAVNPGLNCGTCRYCIKGMPNHCLNMRFMGSASTFPHMQGMFRQFIAVSAHQCMPVPDGLDFAQASMAEPLAVALHALRLAGSLVGAKVLLVGCGPIGCILLAVAKRAGAHRIVALDLAEKALQMATTLGADETVLATDHARIDQWAQQRGTFDVVLEASGSTAGLDTALRAARAGGTVIQVGNLPAGQSPVAANLVMSKELRYQGSFRFTDEYAVAAEELGSHKIDLRPLMTHAFPLEDVNRAFEIAHDRTQSMKVHLHFD; from the coding sequence ATGTTTGCAGCCGTTCTTCACGAGCCGAAGAAACTCCTCATCGACGAACTCGATGCGCCTCAACCGCAGGCCGGTCAGGTCCAGATTCGCGTGCGTGCCGGCGGGATTTGCGGCTCGGATCTCTCGTACTACTTCAAGGGCAAGAGCGGCGATTTCCCGGTGCGCGAGCCGTTCGTGCTGGGCCATGAAGTCGCGGGAGAGGTTGCAGCGCTCGGCGAAGGCGTGAGCGGTCTCGCGGTCGGGCAACGTGTCGCCGTGAACCCCGGACTCAACTGCGGCACCTGCCGATACTGCATCAAGGGCATGCCGAATCATTGCCTGAACATGCGCTTCATGGGCAGCGCATCGACGTTTCCGCATATGCAGGGCATGTTCCGCCAGTTCATCGCGGTGAGCGCGCATCAATGCATGCCCGTGCCCGACGGGCTCGACTTCGCGCAGGCCTCGATGGCCGAACCGCTTGCGGTGGCGCTGCATGCGCTGCGGCTCGCCGGATCGCTCGTTGGAGCGAAGGTGCTGCTGGTGGGTTGTGGACCGATCGGCTGCATCCTGCTTGCAGTGGCAAAACGTGCGGGCGCGCACCGCATCGTTGCTCTCGATCTCGCGGAGAAAGCGTTGCAGATGGCGACGACTCTCGGCGCCGACGAAACCGTGCTCGCCACCGATCACGCACGCATTGATCAATGGGCGCAGCAGCGCGGCACCTTCGATGTGGTGCTGGAAGCGTCGGGCAGTACGGCGGGTCTCGATACAGCGTTACGCGCCGCACGCGCGGGCGGCACGGTCATTCAGGTCGGCAATCTGCCGGCGGGGCAATCGCCCGTTGCAGCGAATCTCGTGATGTCGAAAGAGCTTCGCTATCAGGGTTCGTTCCGCTTCACCGACGAATACGCCGTCGCCGCCGAAGAACTCGGCTCGCACAAGATCGATCTGCGTCCGCTGATGACGCACGCGTTCCCGCTCGAAGACGTCAACCGCGCTTTTGAAATCGCGCATGACCGCACCCAATCGATGAAGGTCCATTTGCACTTCGACTAA
- a CDS encoding MFS transporter, with translation MADKRTRAMLRRVAAASTIGTAAEYYDFFVYGTAAVLVFGAKFFPSSDPLIGTLAAFATYAVGFVARPLGGIVFGHFGDRIGRKKALIVTILIVGLGTFAIGLLPDYSQIGIWAPASLILIRVLQGFGVGGEQAGAVLLTAEYAPPRERGIFASLVQLGAPAGFLIPSGLFALLSATLTHAQLMDWGWRLPFLGSIVLVVVGLYIRLRTEESPIFASIRETKAVESRPVVEVVKQFGPTIVKGVGAKLIEACTFAMYTMIVLAYGRAHDISESLLLQTIIVAVVLELLAIPMAGALSDRIGRRTTFIAGAVLQVLVVVPLFHAVDSGSRLAIQAAMILAISVGHSLCYAPQASLFPELFPARVRCSGIALIWQIGSLIGSGVLGLVAVKLIQATHGNSIGLVIYVALLGIISAVCVFHLPETAPARRGGDLHDWGAPQREAAQHETHAAAAFAARH, from the coding sequence ATGGCAGACAAAAGAACCCGTGCGATGTTGCGGCGTGTGGCCGCTGCATCGACGATCGGCACAGCCGCCGAGTACTACGACTTCTTTGTGTACGGCACGGCCGCGGTGCTCGTGTTCGGCGCGAAGTTCTTCCCGTCGAGCGATCCGCTGATCGGCACGCTCGCAGCATTCGCAACCTATGCCGTAGGCTTCGTGGCGCGGCCGCTCGGCGGCATCGTATTCGGGCATTTCGGCGATCGCATCGGACGCAAGAAGGCGCTGATCGTCACGATCCTGATCGTCGGGCTGGGGACGTTCGCGATCGGCCTGTTGCCCGACTATTCGCAGATCGGCATCTGGGCGCCGGCCTCGCTGATCCTGATTCGCGTGCTGCAGGGTTTCGGCGTCGGCGGCGAACAGGCGGGCGCGGTGCTGCTGACGGCCGAGTACGCGCCGCCTCGCGAACGCGGCATCTTTGCGAGCCTCGTGCAGCTCGGCGCGCCAGCGGGCTTTCTGATTCCGTCCGGTCTCTTTGCATTGCTGAGTGCGACGCTCACACATGCGCAACTGATGGACTGGGGCTGGCGCCTGCCGTTTCTGGGCAGCATCGTGCTGGTCGTGGTGGGCCTGTATATCCGGCTGCGAACGGAGGAATCGCCGATATTCGCCAGCATCCGCGAGACCAAGGCAGTCGAGTCGCGGCCCGTCGTCGAGGTCGTCAAACAGTTTGGGCCGACTATCGTCAAAGGCGTCGGCGCAAAGCTGATCGAGGCGTGCACCTTCGCGATGTACACGATGATCGTGCTCGCCTACGGACGTGCGCACGACATCAGCGAAAGCCTGCTGCTTCAGACGATCATCGTTGCCGTCGTACTTGAACTGCTCGCGATTCCGATGGCGGGCGCGCTATCGGACCGCATCGGCAGGCGCACGACATTCATCGCAGGTGCGGTGCTGCAAGTGCTCGTCGTCGTACCGCTGTTTCATGCCGTCGACAGCGGCAGCCGCCTTGCCATTCAGGCGGCGATGATTCTCGCGATCTCGGTCGGTCACAGCCTGTGCTACGCGCCTCAGGCCTCGCTTTTCCCCGAGCTGTTTCCAGCGCGTGTTCGATGCAGCGGCATTGCGCTCATCTGGCAGATCGGATCGCTGATCGGCAGCGGTGTGCTGGGGCTCGTCGCGGTCAAGCTGATTCAGGCGACGCATGGCAATTCGATCGGGCTCGTCATCTATGTGGCGCTGCTCGGCATCATCTCGGCCGTCTGCGTTTTCCATCTGCCCGAAACCGCGCCTGCGCGACGCGGCGGCGATCTGCACGACTGGGGCGCGCCGCAACGCGAAGCGGCCCAGCACGAAACCCACGCGGCGGCCGCATTCGCTGCGCGCCACTGA
- the manD gene encoding D-mannonate dehydratase ManD, producing MKIVRADVIVTCPGRNFVTLKVVTDEGVHGIGDATLNGRELAVASYLKDHVCPLLIGRDPGRIEDIWQFLYKGAYWRRGPVTMTAIAAVDMALWDILGKVANLPLYRLLGGASREGVMVYGHATGRDIPEALDRYEEHIEAGYKAIRIQCGVPNMRSVYGVSKGSGMYEPATKGAVEEQSWSSEKYLDFVPKLFEAVRDKFGFDTHLLHDVHHRLTPIEAARLGKSVEPYRLFWMEDPTPAENQAGFRLIREHTVTPIAVGEVFNSIWDCKQLIEEQLIDYIRTTLTHAGGITHLKRIADFASLYQVRTGCHGPSDLSPVCMGAALHFDLWVPNFGVQEYMGFPKEALDVFPHAWTFDRGMMHPGEAPGHGVDIDEEAAARYPYDPAYLPVARLEDGTLWNW from the coding sequence ATGAAAATCGTCCGCGCCGACGTGATCGTCACGTGTCCCGGCCGCAATTTCGTCACGCTCAAGGTGGTGACGGACGAGGGTGTGCATGGCATTGGCGATGCCACGTTGAATGGCCGCGAACTCGCGGTGGCGTCGTACCTGAAGGACCATGTCTGCCCATTGCTGATTGGGCGCGATCCGGGGCGCATCGAAGATATCTGGCAATTTCTCTACAAGGGCGCGTACTGGCGCCGGGGCCCGGTAACGATGACCGCAATCGCTGCCGTCGACATGGCGTTGTGGGACATCCTGGGCAAGGTGGCGAATCTTCCCCTGTACCGCCTGCTGGGCGGTGCGTCGCGTGAAGGCGTGATGGTCTACGGTCACGCGACGGGACGTGACATTCCCGAAGCGCTCGACCGCTACGAGGAGCACATCGAAGCCGGCTACAAGGCGATCCGCATCCAGTGCGGCGTGCCGAACATGCGGTCGGTCTATGGCGTGTCGAAGGGCTCCGGCATGTACGAGCCCGCGACTAAAGGGGCTGTCGAGGAGCAAAGCTGGTCGTCGGAAAAGTATCTCGACTTCGTGCCCAAGCTTTTCGAAGCCGTGCGCGACAAGTTCGGTTTCGATACCCACCTGCTGCACGACGTGCATCACCGTCTCACGCCAATTGAGGCCGCGCGTCTCGGTAAATCCGTCGAGCCTTACCGGCTCTTCTGGATGGAAGACCCGACACCTGCAGAGAATCAGGCAGGCTTCCGTCTGATCCGGGAACACACGGTCACACCGATTGCCGTCGGTGAAGTGTTCAACAGCATCTGGGACTGCAAGCAGCTGATCGAAGAGCAGTTGATCGACTACATCCGCACGACGTTGACGCACGCGGGCGGCATCACGCACCTGAAGCGCATCGCCGATTTTGCTTCGCTGTATCAGGTTCGCACGGGCTGTCACGGCCCATCGGATCTGTCGCCTGTGTGCATGGGCGCGGCGCTGCATTTCGACCTGTGGGTGCCCAACTTCGGCGTGCAGGAATACATGGGTTTCCCGAAGGAAGCGCTCGACGTGTTCCCGCATGCATGGACTTTCGATCGCGGCATGATGCATCCGGGCGAAGCGCCGGGCCACGGCGTCGATATCGACGAGGAAGCCGCTGCGCGTTATCCGTACGACCCGGCGTACCTGCCCGTTGCGCGGCTCGAAGACGGCACGCTGTGGAACTGGTAA
- a CDS encoding mannitol dehydrogenase family protein yields the protein MTVRPSLSRSALSSLNDHVLGPAWRDPRIGIVHLGIGNFHRAHEAVYTEEAMLAAGGDWGICGVTLQGDVGKRDALMAQDSLYSVVERGPEGVRVTVIRALREVLAMPHDHARLFELLADANVRIVSLTVTEKGYCRDTRTGDVDLSHEGIAHDLAHPDNPSTVPGILAAALRQRRDAGTPPFTVLSCDNLSHNGAALKQAVVSYARVLDAKLADWIDSQVAFPSTMVDRIVPSTTDAEREAALSALNVHDAAPVPCEPFRQWVIEDRFPAGRPAWERVGAQLVDDVMPFELAKLRMLNGTHSTLAYLSMLAGFSTIDEAIAHPPLRALIHAMMTDEIAPTLDVPPSFDVLAYRDALLARYANTALKHRTAQIAMDGSQKIPPRLLATIEARLNAGQSIQRLTLAVAAWLVFLRGHADDGTRYDINDPMAARLTVNVPTDPEQLVETMLSVKEVFAPALANHDVFRRQLVEAVRAIQHGALQAIAIARN from the coding sequence ATGACCGTCAGACCATCGCTTTCCCGCAGTGCACTCAGTTCATTGAACGACCACGTGCTTGGGCCCGCATGGCGCGATCCGCGCATCGGCATCGTTCATTTGGGGATTGGTAACTTTCATCGCGCGCACGAGGCCGTTTATACGGAGGAAGCGATGCTCGCGGCCGGTGGCGACTGGGGCATCTGCGGCGTGACTTTGCAGGGCGACGTGGGCAAACGCGACGCGTTGATGGCACAGGACAGCTTGTATAGCGTCGTCGAGCGAGGGCCCGAAGGCGTGCGTGTCACGGTGATCCGTGCGCTCAGGGAAGTGCTCGCCATGCCGCACGATCACGCACGTCTGTTCGAGCTGCTCGCCGATGCAAACGTGCGGATCGTCTCGCTGACGGTCACCGAGAAAGGCTATTGCCGCGACACGCGAACGGGCGACGTCGACCTGAGCCACGAAGGAATCGCGCATGATCTGGCGCATCCGGACAATCCGTCGACTGTACCCGGCATCCTCGCCGCCGCGCTCAGGCAGAGACGCGACGCCGGCACGCCGCCTTTTACGGTGCTGTCATGCGACAACCTCTCGCACAACGGTGCCGCGTTGAAGCAAGCGGTCGTGTCCTATGCTCGCGTACTAGACGCGAAACTTGCCGACTGGATCGATTCACAGGTCGCGTTTCCGTCGACGATGGTGGACCGCATCGTGCCCTCCACCACCGATGCGGAACGCGAAGCCGCGCTCAGCGCATTGAACGTTCACGACGCCGCGCCCGTGCCCTGCGAGCCGTTTCGCCAATGGGTGATCGAGGACCGCTTTCCGGCAGGACGCCCGGCGTGGGAGCGAGTCGGCGCGCAACTCGTCGACGACGTAATGCCGTTCGAGCTCGCGAAGCTGCGCATGCTCAACGGGACGCATTCGACACTCGCCTATCTCTCGATGCTCGCGGGCTTCTCGACGATCGATGAAGCAATCGCCCATCCGCCTCTGAGAGCACTGATCCACGCGATGATGACGGACGAAATCGCGCCGACGCTCGACGTCCCGCCGTCATTCGATGTGCTCGCCTATCGCGATGCGCTGCTCGCGCGCTATGCAAACACGGCGCTCAAGCATCGCACTGCGCAGATAGCGATGGATGGCAGCCAGAAGATTCCGCCGCGGCTGCTCGCAACGATCGAGGCGCGTTTGAACGCGGGACAATCGATCCAACGGCTGACACTGGCCGTTGCCGCATGGCTCGTGTTCCTGCGCGGCCACGCCGACGACGGAACGCGCTATGACATCAACGATCCGATGGCTGCGCGCCTGACGGTCAATGTCCCCACCGACCCGGAACAACTCGTTGAAACCATGCTGTCAGTCAAGGAGGTGTTCGCGCCTGCACTGGCGAACCATGACGTTTTCCGGCGACAGCTGGTGGAGGCTGTCAGGGCCATCCAGCACGGGGCACTGCAAGCCATTGCGATTGCGCGTAACTGA